One genomic window of Rhinolophus ferrumequinum isolate MPI-CBG mRhiFer1 chromosome 23, mRhiFer1_v1.p, whole genome shotgun sequence includes the following:
- the PABPC1L gene encoding polyadenylate-binding protein 1-like isoform X3: MLYEKFSPAGPILSIRVCRDVATRRSLGYAYINFQQPADAERALDTMNFEVMKGQPIRIMWSQRDPGLRKSGVGNIFIKNLEDSIDNKALYDTFSTFGNILSCKVVCDNHGSRGFGFVHFETHEAAQQAISTMNGMLLNNRKVFVGHFKSRQEREAELGARAMEFTNIYVKNFQVDVDEQGLQELFSQFGKMLSVKVMRDDSGNSRGFGFVNFEKHEEAQKAVMDMNGKEVSGRLLYVGRAQKRGERQNELKRRFEQMKMKQDRLNRYQGVNLYVKNLDDSIDEEKLRKEFSPYGVITSAKVMTEGGHSKGFGFVCFSSPEEATKAVTEMNGRIVGTKPLYVALAQRKEERKAILTNQYMQRLSTVRALRGPLLGCWKEPASYFLPAVPQPPAQAAYYGSGPPVQPAPRWTAQPPRSLSAYPPAASMAQPPAMSRHPLSHVSSVRQVSTQVSHQVPHAPRVANIGTQTSRPGGAGCCTPGKPLLTHRYPSAMPSPHGVQESAVCVPGQEPLTASMLAAAPLHEQKQMIGERLYPLIHDVHTQLAGKITGMLLEIDNSELLLMLESPESLNAKVGWSLGGRTRAKHKGASCVSQQAAAWTKFIFLIPAGTWGILGWDRVMLCSSLGEVSAQGAVF, translated from the exons ATGCTCTACGAGAAATTCTCGCCTGCCGGCCCCATCCTGTCCATCCGCGTGTGCCGCGACGTGGCCACACGCCGCTCGCTGGGCTATGCTTACATCAACTTCCAGCAGCCGGCCGACG CGGAGCGGGCACTGGACACAATGAACTTTGAGGTGATGAAAGGCCAGCCCATCCGCATCATGTGGTCCCAGAGAGACCCAGGACTTCGCAAGTCGGGTGTGGGCAACATCTTCATCAAGAACCTGGAGGATTCCATTGACAACAAGGCCTTATATGACACCTTCTCCACCTTTGGGAACATCCTCTCTTGCAAG GTGGTGTGTGACAATCACGGCTCCCGAGGCTTTGGCTTTGTCCATTTTGAGACCCACGAGGCCGCACAGCAGGCCATCAGCACCATGAACGGGATGCTGCTCAACAACCGTAAAGT CTTCGTCGGCCACTTCAAGTCCCGACAGGAGCGGGAGGCCGAGCTGGGGGCTCGGGCCATGGAGTTCACCAACATCTATGTGAAGAACTTCCAAGTGGATGTGGACGAGCAGGGCCTGCAGGAACTCTTCTCTCAGTTTG GGAAGATGCTGAGTGTGAAGGTGATGAGGGATGACAGCGGCAACTCCCGGGGCTTTGGCTTTGTCAACTTTGAGAAGCATGAGGAAGCCCAGAAG GCTGTGATGGACATGAACGGGAAGGAGGTGAGCGGACGGCTGCTCTATGTGGGCCGGGCCCAGAAGCGGGGGGAGCGGCAGAATGAGCTGAAGCGCAGGTTCGAGCAGATGAAGATGAAGCAGGACCGGCTGAACCGTTACCAG GGTGTGAACCTGTATGTAAAGAACCTGGATGATTCCATTGATGAAGAGAAACTAAGGAAAGAGTTCTCTCCCTATGGAGTGATCACCAGTGCCAAG GTGATGACAGAGGGTGGCCACAGCAAAGGGTTTggctttgtgtgtttttcctctcCAGAAGAGGCGACGAAGGCCGTGACAGAGATGAACGGGCGCATCGTCGGCACCAAGCCGCTGTACGTGGCGCTGGCCCAGCGCAAAGAAGAGCGGAAGGCCATCTTGACCAACCAGTACATGCAGCGCCTCTCCACCGTGCGGGCCCTGCGCGGCCCGCTCCTGGGCTGCTGGAAGGAGCCCGCCAGCTACTTCCTGCCCGCCGTGCCCCAG CCTCCAGCCCAGGCTGCGTACTACGGCTCTGGCCCACCTGTGCAGCCTGCGCCCAGGTGGACGGCCCAACCACCTAGATCCTTGT CCGCCTACCCTCCAGCTGCCTCAATGGCCCAGCCACCGGCCATGTCTCGGCACCCCCTGTCCCATGTCAGCAGTGTCCGACAGGTCTCCACCCAGGTGTCACACCAGGTGCCTCACGCTCCAAGAGTTG CCAACATTGGTACCCAGACCTCCAGACCTGGTGGGGCGGGATGCTGTACGCCAGGCAAGCCTCTCCTGACACACAGATATCCCTCGGCAATGCCTAGTCCCCATGGG GTCCAGGAGTCTGCTGTGTGCGTCCCCGGACAGGAGCCCCTGACCGCGTCCATGCTGGCTGCAGCACCATTGCATGAGCAAAAGCAGATGATTG GTGAGCGTCTCTATCCCCTTATCCATGACGTCCACACCCAGCTGGCTGGCAAGATCACGGGCATGCTGCTGGAGATCGACAACTCGGAGCTGCTGCTCATGCTGGAGTCCCCAGAATCCCTCAATGCCAAGGTGGGCTGGAGCCTGGGTGGCCGGACGAGGGCTAAGCACAAAGGTGCCTCCTGTGTGAGCCAGCAGGCTGCCGCTTGGACCAAGTTTATCTTCTTAATCCCAGCTGGTACCTGGGGAATCTTGGGGTGGGACAGAGTGATGCTCTGTAGCTCCCTGGGCGAGGTTTCGGCACAAGGAGCTGTGTTCTGA
- the PABPC1L gene encoding polyadenylate-binding protein 1-like isoform X5 codes for MNASGSGFPLASLYVGDLHPDVTEAMLYEKFSPAGPILSIRVCRDVATRRSLGYAYINFQQPADAERALDTMNFEVMKGQPIRIMWSQRDPGLRKSGVGNIFIKNLEDSIDNKALYDTFSTFGNILSCKVVCDNHGSRGFGFVHFETHEAAQQAISTMNGMLLNNRKVFVGHFKSRQEREAELGARAMEFTNIYVKNFQVDVDEQGLQELFSQFGKMLSVKVMRDDSGNSRGFGFVNFEKHEEAQKAVMDMNGKEVSGRLLYVGRAQKRGERQNELKRRFEQMKMKQDRLNRYQGVNLYVKNLDDSIDEEKLRKEFSPYGVITSAKKRRRRP; via the exons ATGAACGCCAGCGGCTCCGGCTTCCCGCTCGCCTCGCTCTACGTAGGTGACTTGCACCCCGACGTGACGGAAGCCATGCTCTACGAGAAATTCTCGCCTGCCGGCCCCATCCTGTCCATCCGCGTGTGCCGCGACGTGGCCACACGCCGCTCGCTGGGCTATGCTTACATCAACTTCCAGCAGCCGGCCGACG CGGAGCGGGCACTGGACACAATGAACTTTGAGGTGATGAAAGGCCAGCCCATCCGCATCATGTGGTCCCAGAGAGACCCAGGACTTCGCAAGTCGGGTGTGGGCAACATCTTCATCAAGAACCTGGAGGATTCCATTGACAACAAGGCCTTATATGACACCTTCTCCACCTTTGGGAACATCCTCTCTTGCAAG GTGGTGTGTGACAATCACGGCTCCCGAGGCTTTGGCTTTGTCCATTTTGAGACCCACGAGGCCGCACAGCAGGCCATCAGCACCATGAACGGGATGCTGCTCAACAACCGTAAAGT CTTCGTCGGCCACTTCAAGTCCCGACAGGAGCGGGAGGCCGAGCTGGGGGCTCGGGCCATGGAGTTCACCAACATCTATGTGAAGAACTTCCAAGTGGATGTGGACGAGCAGGGCCTGCAGGAACTCTTCTCTCAGTTTG GGAAGATGCTGAGTGTGAAGGTGATGAGGGATGACAGCGGCAACTCCCGGGGCTTTGGCTTTGTCAACTTTGAGAAGCATGAGGAAGCCCAGAAG GCTGTGATGGACATGAACGGGAAGGAGGTGAGCGGACGGCTGCTCTATGTGGGCCGGGCCCAGAAGCGGGGGGAGCGGCAGAATGAGCTGAAGCGCAGGTTCGAGCAGATGAAGATGAAGCAGGACCGGCTGAACCGTTACCAG GGTGTGAACCTGTATGTAAAGAACCTGGATGATTCCATTGATGAAGAGAAACTAAGGAAAGAGTTCTCTCCCTATGGAGTGATCACCAGTGCCAAG AAGAGGCGACGAAGGCCGTGA
- the PABPC1L gene encoding polyadenylate-binding protein 1-like isoform X2 translates to MNASGSGFPLASLYVGDLHPDVTEAMLYEKFSPAGPILSIRVCRDVATRRSLGYAYINFQQPADAERALDTMNFEVMKGQPIRIMWSQRDPGLRKSGVGNIFIKNLEDSIDNKALYDTFSTFGNILSCKVVCDNHGSRGFGFVHFETHEAAQQAISTMNGMLLNNRKVFVGHFKSRQEREAELGARAMEFTNIYVKNFQVDVDEQGLQELFSQFGKMLSVKVMRDDSGNSRGFGFVNFEKHEEAQKAVMDMNGKEVSGRLLYVGRAQKRGERQNELKRRFEQMKMKQDRLNRYQGVNLYVKNLDDSIDEEKLRKEFSPYGVITSAKVMTEGGHSKGFGFVCFSSPEEATKAVTEMNGRIVGTKPLYVALAQRKEERKAILTNQYMQRLSTVRALRGPLLGCWKEPASYFLPAVPQPPAQAAYYGSGPPVQPAPRWTAQPPRSLSAYPPAASMAQPPAMSRHPLSHVSSVRQVSTQVSHQVPHAPRVANIGTQTSRPGGAGCCTPGKPLLTHRYPSAMPSPHGVQESAVCVPGQEPLTASMLAAAPLHEQKQMIGERLYPLIHDVHTQLAGKITGMLLEIDNSELLLMLESPESLNAKVEEALVVLQAHQVTEQTTVNVPEARTLALSTSSAEGTRCKFRRMKNHGAGADEINEVS, encoded by the exons ATGAACGCCAGCGGCTCCGGCTTCCCGCTCGCCTCGCTCTACGTAGGTGACTTGCACCCCGACGTGACGGAAGCCATGCTCTACGAGAAATTCTCGCCTGCCGGCCCCATCCTGTCCATCCGCGTGTGCCGCGACGTGGCCACACGCCGCTCGCTGGGCTATGCTTACATCAACTTCCAGCAGCCGGCCGACG CGGAGCGGGCACTGGACACAATGAACTTTGAGGTGATGAAAGGCCAGCCCATCCGCATCATGTGGTCCCAGAGAGACCCAGGACTTCGCAAGTCGGGTGTGGGCAACATCTTCATCAAGAACCTGGAGGATTCCATTGACAACAAGGCCTTATATGACACCTTCTCCACCTTTGGGAACATCCTCTCTTGCAAG GTGGTGTGTGACAATCACGGCTCCCGAGGCTTTGGCTTTGTCCATTTTGAGACCCACGAGGCCGCACAGCAGGCCATCAGCACCATGAACGGGATGCTGCTCAACAACCGTAAAGT CTTCGTCGGCCACTTCAAGTCCCGACAGGAGCGGGAGGCCGAGCTGGGGGCTCGGGCCATGGAGTTCACCAACATCTATGTGAAGAACTTCCAAGTGGATGTGGACGAGCAGGGCCTGCAGGAACTCTTCTCTCAGTTTG GGAAGATGCTGAGTGTGAAGGTGATGAGGGATGACAGCGGCAACTCCCGGGGCTTTGGCTTTGTCAACTTTGAGAAGCATGAGGAAGCCCAGAAG GCTGTGATGGACATGAACGGGAAGGAGGTGAGCGGACGGCTGCTCTATGTGGGCCGGGCCCAGAAGCGGGGGGAGCGGCAGAATGAGCTGAAGCGCAGGTTCGAGCAGATGAAGATGAAGCAGGACCGGCTGAACCGTTACCAG GGTGTGAACCTGTATGTAAAGAACCTGGATGATTCCATTGATGAAGAGAAACTAAGGAAAGAGTTCTCTCCCTATGGAGTGATCACCAGTGCCAAG GTGATGACAGAGGGTGGCCACAGCAAAGGGTTTggctttgtgtgtttttcctctcCAGAAGAGGCGACGAAGGCCGTGACAGAGATGAACGGGCGCATCGTCGGCACCAAGCCGCTGTACGTGGCGCTGGCCCAGCGCAAAGAAGAGCGGAAGGCCATCTTGACCAACCAGTACATGCAGCGCCTCTCCACCGTGCGGGCCCTGCGCGGCCCGCTCCTGGGCTGCTGGAAGGAGCCCGCCAGCTACTTCCTGCCCGCCGTGCCCCAG CCTCCAGCCCAGGCTGCGTACTACGGCTCTGGCCCACCTGTGCAGCCTGCGCCCAGGTGGACGGCCCAACCACCTAGATCCTTGT CCGCCTACCCTCCAGCTGCCTCAATGGCCCAGCCACCGGCCATGTCTCGGCACCCCCTGTCCCATGTCAGCAGTGTCCGACAGGTCTCCACCCAGGTGTCACACCAGGTGCCTCACGCTCCAAGAGTTG CCAACATTGGTACCCAGACCTCCAGACCTGGTGGGGCGGGATGCTGTACGCCAGGCAAGCCTCTCCTGACACACAGATATCCCTCGGCAATGCCTAGTCCCCATGGG GTCCAGGAGTCTGCTGTGTGCGTCCCCGGACAGGAGCCCCTGACCGCGTCCATGCTGGCTGCAGCACCATTGCATGAGCAAAAGCAGATGATTG GTGAGCGTCTCTATCCCCTTATCCATGACGTCCACACCCAGCTGGCTGGCAAGATCACGGGCATGCTGCTGGAGATCGACAACTCGGAGCTGCTGCTCATGCTGGAGTCCCCAGAATCCCTCAATGCCAAG GTAGAAGAGGCTTTGGTGGTGTTGCAGGCTCACCAGGTCACGGAGCAGACGACAGTGAACGTTCCTGAAGCCAG AACTCTGgctctctccacatcctcagcagaAGGCACTAGATGCAAATTCAGAAGAATGAAAAACCATGGAGCAGGTGCCGACGAGATCAATGAGGTCTCTTAA
- the PABPC1L gene encoding polyadenylate-binding protein 1-like isoform X1: MNASGSGFPLASLYVGDLHPDVTEAMLYEKFSPAGPILSIRVCRDVATRRSLGYAYINFQQPADAERALDTMNFEVMKGQPIRIMWSQRDPGLRKSGVGNIFIKNLEDSIDNKALYDTFSTFGNILSCKVVCDNHGSRGFGFVHFETHEAAQQAISTMNGMLLNNRKVFVGHFKSRQEREAELGARAMEFTNIYVKNFQVDVDEQGLQELFSQFGKMLSVKVMRDDSGNSRGFGFVNFEKHEEAQKAVMDMNGKEVSGRLLYVGRAQKRGERQNELKRRFEQMKMKQDRLNRYQGVNLYVKNLDDSIDEEKLRKEFSPYGVITSAKVMTEGGHSKGFGFVCFSSPEEATKAVTEMNGRIVGTKPLYVALAQRKEERKAILTNQYMQRLSTVRALRGPLLGCWKEPASYFLPAVPQPPAQAAYYGSGPPVQPAPRWTAQPPRSLSAYPPAASMAQPPAMSRHPLSHVSSVRQVSTQVSHQVPHAPRVANIGTQTSRPGGAGCCTPGKPLLTHRYPSAMPSPHGVQESAVCVPGQEPLTASMLAAAPLHEQKQMIGERLYPLIHDVHTQLAGKITGMLLEIDNSELLLMLESPESLNAKVGWSLGGRTRAKHKGASCVSQQAAAWTKFIFLIPAGTWGILGWDRVMLCSSLGEVSAQGAVF; the protein is encoded by the exons ATGAACGCCAGCGGCTCCGGCTTCCCGCTCGCCTCGCTCTACGTAGGTGACTTGCACCCCGACGTGACGGAAGCCATGCTCTACGAGAAATTCTCGCCTGCCGGCCCCATCCTGTCCATCCGCGTGTGCCGCGACGTGGCCACACGCCGCTCGCTGGGCTATGCTTACATCAACTTCCAGCAGCCGGCCGACG CGGAGCGGGCACTGGACACAATGAACTTTGAGGTGATGAAAGGCCAGCCCATCCGCATCATGTGGTCCCAGAGAGACCCAGGACTTCGCAAGTCGGGTGTGGGCAACATCTTCATCAAGAACCTGGAGGATTCCATTGACAACAAGGCCTTATATGACACCTTCTCCACCTTTGGGAACATCCTCTCTTGCAAG GTGGTGTGTGACAATCACGGCTCCCGAGGCTTTGGCTTTGTCCATTTTGAGACCCACGAGGCCGCACAGCAGGCCATCAGCACCATGAACGGGATGCTGCTCAACAACCGTAAAGT CTTCGTCGGCCACTTCAAGTCCCGACAGGAGCGGGAGGCCGAGCTGGGGGCTCGGGCCATGGAGTTCACCAACATCTATGTGAAGAACTTCCAAGTGGATGTGGACGAGCAGGGCCTGCAGGAACTCTTCTCTCAGTTTG GGAAGATGCTGAGTGTGAAGGTGATGAGGGATGACAGCGGCAACTCCCGGGGCTTTGGCTTTGTCAACTTTGAGAAGCATGAGGAAGCCCAGAAG GCTGTGATGGACATGAACGGGAAGGAGGTGAGCGGACGGCTGCTCTATGTGGGCCGGGCCCAGAAGCGGGGGGAGCGGCAGAATGAGCTGAAGCGCAGGTTCGAGCAGATGAAGATGAAGCAGGACCGGCTGAACCGTTACCAG GGTGTGAACCTGTATGTAAAGAACCTGGATGATTCCATTGATGAAGAGAAACTAAGGAAAGAGTTCTCTCCCTATGGAGTGATCACCAGTGCCAAG GTGATGACAGAGGGTGGCCACAGCAAAGGGTTTggctttgtgtgtttttcctctcCAGAAGAGGCGACGAAGGCCGTGACAGAGATGAACGGGCGCATCGTCGGCACCAAGCCGCTGTACGTGGCGCTGGCCCAGCGCAAAGAAGAGCGGAAGGCCATCTTGACCAACCAGTACATGCAGCGCCTCTCCACCGTGCGGGCCCTGCGCGGCCCGCTCCTGGGCTGCTGGAAGGAGCCCGCCAGCTACTTCCTGCCCGCCGTGCCCCAG CCTCCAGCCCAGGCTGCGTACTACGGCTCTGGCCCACCTGTGCAGCCTGCGCCCAGGTGGACGGCCCAACCACCTAGATCCTTGT CCGCCTACCCTCCAGCTGCCTCAATGGCCCAGCCACCGGCCATGTCTCGGCACCCCCTGTCCCATGTCAGCAGTGTCCGACAGGTCTCCACCCAGGTGTCACACCAGGTGCCTCACGCTCCAAGAGTTG CCAACATTGGTACCCAGACCTCCAGACCTGGTGGGGCGGGATGCTGTACGCCAGGCAAGCCTCTCCTGACACACAGATATCCCTCGGCAATGCCTAGTCCCCATGGG GTCCAGGAGTCTGCTGTGTGCGTCCCCGGACAGGAGCCCCTGACCGCGTCCATGCTGGCTGCAGCACCATTGCATGAGCAAAAGCAGATGATTG GTGAGCGTCTCTATCCCCTTATCCATGACGTCCACACCCAGCTGGCTGGCAAGATCACGGGCATGCTGCTGGAGATCGACAACTCGGAGCTGCTGCTCATGCTGGAGTCCCCAGAATCCCTCAATGCCAAGGTGGGCTGGAGCCTGGGTGGCCGGACGAGGGCTAAGCACAAAGGTGCCTCCTGTGTGAGCCAGCAGGCTGCCGCTTGGACCAAGTTTATCTTCTTAATCCCAGCTGGTACCTGGGGAATCTTGGGGTGGGACAGAGTGATGCTCTGTAGCTCCCTGGGCGAGGTTTCGGCACAAGGAGCTGTGTTCTGA
- the PABPC1L gene encoding polyadenylate-binding protein 1-like isoform X4, which produces MNASGSGFPLASLYVGDLHPDVTEAMLYEKFSPAGPILSIRVCRDVATRRSLGYAYINFQQPADAERALDTMNFEVMKGQPIRIMWSQRDPGLRKSGVGNIFIKNLEDSIDNKALYDTFSTFGNILSCKVVCDNHGSRGFGFVHFETHEAAQQAISTMNGMLLNNRKVFVGHFKSRQEREAELGARAMEFTNIYVKNFQVDVDEQGLQELFSQFGKMLSVKVMRDDSGNSRGFGFVNFEKHEEAQKAVMDMNGKEVSGRLLYVGRAQKRGERQNELKRRFEQMKMKQDRLNRYQGVNLYVKNLDDSIDEEKLRKEFSPYGVITSAKVMTEGGHSKGFGFVCFSSPEEATKAVTEMNGRIVGTKPLYVALAQRKEERKAILTNQYMQRLSTVRALRGPLLGCWKEPASYFLPAVPQPPAQAAYYGSGPPVQPAPRWTAQPPRSLSAYPPAASMAQPPAMSRHPLSHVSSVRQVSTQVSHQVPHAPRVANIGTQTSRPGGAGCCTPGKPLLTHRYPSAMPSPHGVQESAVCVPGQEPLTASMLAAAPLHEQKQMIGERLYPLIHDVHTQLAGKITGMLLEIDNSELLLMLESPESLNAKVEEALVVLQAHQVTEQTTVNVPEASPRKWTPHSLG; this is translated from the exons ATGAACGCCAGCGGCTCCGGCTTCCCGCTCGCCTCGCTCTACGTAGGTGACTTGCACCCCGACGTGACGGAAGCCATGCTCTACGAGAAATTCTCGCCTGCCGGCCCCATCCTGTCCATCCGCGTGTGCCGCGACGTGGCCACACGCCGCTCGCTGGGCTATGCTTACATCAACTTCCAGCAGCCGGCCGACG CGGAGCGGGCACTGGACACAATGAACTTTGAGGTGATGAAAGGCCAGCCCATCCGCATCATGTGGTCCCAGAGAGACCCAGGACTTCGCAAGTCGGGTGTGGGCAACATCTTCATCAAGAACCTGGAGGATTCCATTGACAACAAGGCCTTATATGACACCTTCTCCACCTTTGGGAACATCCTCTCTTGCAAG GTGGTGTGTGACAATCACGGCTCCCGAGGCTTTGGCTTTGTCCATTTTGAGACCCACGAGGCCGCACAGCAGGCCATCAGCACCATGAACGGGATGCTGCTCAACAACCGTAAAGT CTTCGTCGGCCACTTCAAGTCCCGACAGGAGCGGGAGGCCGAGCTGGGGGCTCGGGCCATGGAGTTCACCAACATCTATGTGAAGAACTTCCAAGTGGATGTGGACGAGCAGGGCCTGCAGGAACTCTTCTCTCAGTTTG GGAAGATGCTGAGTGTGAAGGTGATGAGGGATGACAGCGGCAACTCCCGGGGCTTTGGCTTTGTCAACTTTGAGAAGCATGAGGAAGCCCAGAAG GCTGTGATGGACATGAACGGGAAGGAGGTGAGCGGACGGCTGCTCTATGTGGGCCGGGCCCAGAAGCGGGGGGAGCGGCAGAATGAGCTGAAGCGCAGGTTCGAGCAGATGAAGATGAAGCAGGACCGGCTGAACCGTTACCAG GGTGTGAACCTGTATGTAAAGAACCTGGATGATTCCATTGATGAAGAGAAACTAAGGAAAGAGTTCTCTCCCTATGGAGTGATCACCAGTGCCAAG GTGATGACAGAGGGTGGCCACAGCAAAGGGTTTggctttgtgtgtttttcctctcCAGAAGAGGCGACGAAGGCCGTGACAGAGATGAACGGGCGCATCGTCGGCACCAAGCCGCTGTACGTGGCGCTGGCCCAGCGCAAAGAAGAGCGGAAGGCCATCTTGACCAACCAGTACATGCAGCGCCTCTCCACCGTGCGGGCCCTGCGCGGCCCGCTCCTGGGCTGCTGGAAGGAGCCCGCCAGCTACTTCCTGCCCGCCGTGCCCCAG CCTCCAGCCCAGGCTGCGTACTACGGCTCTGGCCCACCTGTGCAGCCTGCGCCCAGGTGGACGGCCCAACCACCTAGATCCTTGT CCGCCTACCCTCCAGCTGCCTCAATGGCCCAGCCACCGGCCATGTCTCGGCACCCCCTGTCCCATGTCAGCAGTGTCCGACAGGTCTCCACCCAGGTGTCACACCAGGTGCCTCACGCTCCAAGAGTTG CCAACATTGGTACCCAGACCTCCAGACCTGGTGGGGCGGGATGCTGTACGCCAGGCAAGCCTCTCCTGACACACAGATATCCCTCGGCAATGCCTAGTCCCCATGGG GTCCAGGAGTCTGCTGTGTGCGTCCCCGGACAGGAGCCCCTGACCGCGTCCATGCTGGCTGCAGCACCATTGCATGAGCAAAAGCAGATGATTG GTGAGCGTCTCTATCCCCTTATCCATGACGTCCACACCCAGCTGGCTGGCAAGATCACGGGCATGCTGCTGGAGATCGACAACTCGGAGCTGCTGCTCATGCTGGAGTCCCCAGAATCCCTCAATGCCAAG GTAGAAGAGGCTTTGGTGGTGTTGCAGGCTCACCAGGTCACGGAGCAGACGACAGTGAACGTTCCTGAAGCCAG CCCCAGAAAATGGACTCCTCACTCCCTTGGCTGA
- the TOMM34 gene encoding mitochondrial import receptor subunit TOM34, whose protein sequence is MAPKLANSVEGLRAAGNQSFRNGQFAEAATFYSRALRVMQAQGSSDPEEESVLYSNRAACHLKDGNCGDCIKDCTSALALVPFGIKPLLRRASAYEALEKYPQAYVDYKTALQVDGSVTSAVEGLNRMTRALMDSLGPEWRLKLPSIPLVPVSAQKRWNSLPPENHKETAKSKSKETRSTKSKVPSAEDVERARVLKEEGNELVKKGNHKKAIEKYSESLSFSNLESATYSNRALCYLVLKQYKEAVKDCTEALKLDGKNVKAFYRRAQAYKALKDYKSSFADINSLLQIEPRNGPAQKLQQEVNQNLN, encoded by the exons ATGGCCCCCAAACTTGCCAACTCTGTGGAGGGGCTCCGCGCCGCCGGCAACCAGAGCTTCCGCAACGGCCAGTTCGCCGAGGCTGCCACCTTCTACAGCCGCGCGCTGCGAGTGATGCAGGCGCAAG GTTCTTCGGACCCTGAAGAAGAAAGTGTTCTCTACTCCAACCGAGCAGCGTGCCACTTGAAAGATGGAAACTGCGGAGACTGCATCAAAGATTGCACGTC AGCTCTGGCCTTAGTTCCTTTCGGCATAAAGCCCTTGCTGCGGCGAGCATCGGCCTACGAGGCTCTGGAGAAGTATCCCCAGGCCTACGTCGACTACAAGACCGCGCTGCAGGTTGATGGCAGTGTGACGTCAGCCGTGGAAGGCCTCAACAG GATGACCAGAGCGCTTATGGACTCACTTGGGCCTGAGTGGCGCCTGAAGCTGCCCTCCATCCCCTTGGTACCTGTTTCAGCTCAGAAGAGGTGGAATTCCTTGCCTCCAGAAAACCACAAGGAGACAGCTAAAAGCAAATCCAAAGAAACCAGAAGTACGAAGAGCAAAG TGCCTtctgctgaggatgtggagagagcCAGAGTTCTGAAGGAAGAAGGCAATGAGCTTGTAAAGAAGGGAAACCATAAGAAAGCTATTGAGAAGTACAGTGAAAGCCTCTCGTTTAGTAACCTGGAATCCGCCACGTACAGCAACAG GGCGCTCTGCTATTTGGTCCTGAAGCAGTACAAGGAAGCAGTGAAGGATTGCACAGAAGCCCTCAAGCTGGATGGAAAAAACGTGAAGGCATTTTACAGACGGGCTCAAGCCTACAAGGCATTAAAG GACTATAAATCCAGCTTTGCAGACATCAACAGCCTCCTGCAAATTGAGCCCAGGAACGGTCCTGCACAGAAGTTGCAGCAGGAAGTTAACCAGAACTTAAACTAA